The proteins below come from a single Streptomyces tubercidicus genomic window:
- a CDS encoding alpha/beta fold hydrolase codes for MSSVNCREITMGYEDEGSGDPLVLVHGHPFDRSMWRPQIEHFSQAGWRVIAPDLRGYGQSTVVPGTTPLETFARDLLALLDRLGIERFVLGGLSMGGQIVMECYRLFPERIQGLVLADTFAAAETEEGRTARHNMAARLLREGMTGYAQEVLAKMVSAHTLTHRPEAAAHVLAMMTATPPEGAAAALRGRAERPDYGDLLTRVSVPALVVVGTEDTYTPVSDARDIHARVPDATLTLIERTGHLPNLERPDAFNTALAEFLHALPDDSRPNNPLPGPTSGAHPLLPSPTPPGPRDVTQP; via the coding sequence ATGAGTTCGGTCAATTGCCGCGAGATCACGATGGGTTACGAGGACGAGGGCAGCGGCGATCCGCTGGTGCTCGTACACGGCCACCCCTTCGACCGCTCGATGTGGCGCCCGCAGATCGAGCACTTCAGCCAGGCCGGATGGCGGGTGATCGCGCCGGACCTCCGGGGCTACGGGCAGAGCACGGTCGTCCCCGGCACCACCCCGCTGGAGACCTTCGCACGCGACCTGCTCGCCCTGCTGGACCGGCTCGGAATCGAGCGCTTCGTGCTCGGCGGCCTGTCCATGGGAGGCCAGATCGTCATGGAGTGCTACCGGCTCTTCCCGGAGCGGATCCAGGGCCTGGTGTTGGCCGACACCTTCGCCGCCGCGGAGACCGAGGAGGGCAGGACTGCGCGCCACAACATGGCGGCCCGGCTGCTCCGCGAGGGCATGACCGGCTACGCACAGGAGGTGCTGGCCAAGATGGTCTCCGCGCACACCCTCACCCACCGGCCGGAGGCCGCCGCCCACGTCCTGGCGATGATGACGGCCACACCCCCCGAGGGCGCGGCCGCCGCACTCCGCGGACGCGCCGAACGCCCCGACTACGGGGACCTGTTGACGCGGGTCTCGGTACCGGCACTGGTGGTGGTCGGCACGGAGGACACCTACACCCCCGTGAGCGATGCCCGCGACATCCACGCACGGGTCCCGGACGCCACCCTGACCCTCATCGAGCGGACGGGTCATCTCCCGAACCTGGAGCGGCCGGACGCATTCAACACCGCACTGGCGGAGTTTCTCCACGCCCTGCCCGACGACTCCCGGCCGAACAACCCCCTGCCGGGGCCGACTTCCGGGGCACACCCCCTCCTCCCCTCCCCGACTCCCCCTGGACCCAGGGACGTTACCCAGCCGTAA
- a CDS encoding PLP-dependent aminotransferase family protein, with product MDDYRAIADDLAADIAAGRLRPGDRLPPLRRFARDRRIASSTAARVYGELSRRGLTVGEVGRGTFVRSTAPAAEPALAEPGEARVDLELNFPVLPGHPALLAQSLGQLLRPDALAAALRPVGAVGTAAARQAAAAHLARGDWAPDPRQLLFAGNGRQAIAAAIAALVPAGERLGVESLTYPVVKGIAARLGITLVPLSMDEHGLTPEALRAAPPLRAVYLQPALHNPLGVTMPAHRRTELAAALRELDLFAIEDAIYGFLRNDLSPLAALAPERTVVIDSLSKRLAPGLSLGFLTVPEGTAQDFATALRTGTWTASRFALDAATRWMSDGTAAAAEEEKRADAAARQRLVAERLAGFRVGADPHAYHCWWELPEPWRADTFVAAAARRGIAVTPSGAFAIGSGHAPNAVRLALASPPVEVLAEALDALAGLAQGAPEDTAAE from the coding sequence ATGGACGACTATCGCGCGATCGCCGATGACCTCGCGGCCGACATCGCCGCCGGGCGGCTCCGGCCGGGGGACCGGCTGCCGCCGCTGCGCCGGTTCGCCCGGGACCGGCGTATCGCGAGCTCGACCGCGGCCCGGGTGTACGGGGAATTGAGCCGACGCGGGCTGACGGTGGGAGAGGTCGGCCGCGGCACCTTCGTCCGCAGCACCGCGCCGGCCGCCGAGCCCGCACTGGCCGAGCCGGGTGAGGCCCGGGTCGACCTGGAGCTGAACTTCCCCGTGCTGCCCGGCCACCCCGCGCTGCTCGCCCAGAGCCTGGGGCAGCTGCTGCGGCCTGACGCCCTGGCCGCCGCGCTCCGCCCGGTGGGGGCGGTCGGCACGGCCGCCGCCCGTCAGGCCGCCGCCGCCCATCTCGCCCGTGGCGACTGGGCGCCGGATCCCCGGCAGCTGCTCTTCGCGGGCAACGGCCGGCAGGCGATCGCCGCGGCGATCGCCGCGCTGGTCCCGGCCGGTGAGCGGCTCGGCGTCGAATCACTCACCTACCCCGTGGTGAAGGGCATCGCGGCCCGCCTCGGCATCACCCTCGTCCCCCTCTCCATGGACGAGCACGGTCTGACCCCCGAGGCCCTGCGTGCCGCACCCCCGCTGCGCGCCGTCTACCTCCAGCCCGCTCTCCACAATCCGCTGGGCGTCACCATGCCCGCCCACCGGCGCACGGAACTCGCCGCGGCCCTGCGGGAGTTGGACCTGTTCGCCATCGAGGACGCGATCTACGGCTTCCTCCGCAACGACCTCTCCCCGCTCGCCGCCCTCGCGCCGGAGCGCACCGTGGTCATCGACAGCCTGTCCAAACGGCTCGCGCCCGGACTGTCGCTGGGATTCCTCACCGTGCCCGAGGGCACCGCACAGGACTTCGCCACCGCCCTCAGGACGGGCACCTGGACCGCGTCCCGCTTCGCGCTCGACGCGGCCACCCGCTGGATGTCCGACGGCACCGCCGCGGCAGCCGAGGAGGAGAAGCGCGCCGACGCCGCCGCACGACAGCGGCTGGTCGCCGAACGGCTCGCCGGATTCCGGGTCGGGGCCGATCCGCACGCGTATCACTGCTGGTGGGAGCTGCCGGAGCCGTGGCGGGCCGACACCTTCGTCGCCGCCGCAGCGCGCCGCGGGATCGCCGTCACCCCGTCCGGAGCCTTCGCCATCGGCTCCGGCCACGCCCCCAACGCCGTACGTCTGGCGCTCGCCTCACCGCCCGTCGAGGTGCTGGCCGAGGCGCTCGATGCGCTGGCCGGGCTCGCGCAGGGGGCACCGGAGGACACCGCGGCGGAGTGA